The following are encoded in a window of Thermococcus sp. CX2 genomic DNA:
- a CDS encoding MoxR family ATPase produces MMEIKDAFEISKEIVEKIGSVYLGNEVVIRKTLAAALVNGNVLFEDYPGLGKTLLAKAFGKVLGLKYTRVQFTPDLLPADILGTKVWRQNKGTFELIKGPIFTHVLLADEINRAPPKTQSALLEAMEEKQVTIEGETFPLELPFFVIATQNPIEFEGTYPLPEAQLDRFLLRLRVGYPKSLNDEIAILEARLSWAKDDPTVEMEPLIDRETFLKMQEIVERDIFISRDLLKYIAQLVRNVRSDERVEAGPSPRGGIALMKVAKANALLNNRDYVLPDDIKIFAVDALAHRIMIKPEYAFEGATGEEIVKEALEKTPVPKESGRE; encoded by the coding sequence ATGATGGAGATTAAAGATGCCTTTGAGATCTCAAAAGAAATTGTTGAGAAAATAGGGAGCGTTTACCTCGGCAATGAGGTGGTCATTAGAAAGACTTTAGCGGCTGCGCTGGTGAACGGCAACGTGCTCTTTGAGGATTATCCAGGTCTTGGAAAGACCCTCTTGGCCAAAGCCTTCGGGAAAGTTCTCGGCCTGAAGTACACGCGCGTTCAGTTCACTCCAGACCTTCTGCCAGCCGACATTCTGGGAACGAAAGTCTGGCGTCAGAATAAGGGCACCTTCGAGCTCATAAAAGGCCCGATATTCACGCACGTTCTCCTCGCAGACGAGATCAACCGCGCACCACCGAAGACCCAGAGCGCTCTCCTCGAGGCAATGGAGGAGAAGCAGGTAACTATAGAAGGCGAGACCTTCCCGCTGGAGCTGCCCTTCTTCGTGATTGCCACCCAGAATCCAATAGAGTTCGAGGGAACCTATCCACTCCCAGAGGCCCAGCTCGACAGGTTCCTCCTCAGACTTCGCGTGGGTTACCCGAAGAGCCTGAACGATGAGATCGCCATTCTGGAAGCGCGCCTGAGCTGGGCCAAAGACGACCCTACGGTGGAAATGGAGCCTTTGATCGATAGAGAAACCTTCCTCAAGATGCAGGAGATCGTAGAACGGGACATCTTCATTAGCAGGGACCTGCTGAAGTACATAGCCCAGCTCGTGAGGAACGTCCGCTCCGACGAGCGCGTGGAGGCTGGACCGAGTCCAAGGGGTGGAATCGCACTCATGAAGGTTGCTAAGGCGAACGCACTCCTAAACAATAGGGACTACGTGCTTCCAGATGACATCAAGATCTTCGCGGTTGATGCCCTCGCCCACAGGATTATGATCAAGCCTGAATACGCATTCGAGGGCGCTACTGGGGAAGAGATAGTCAAGGAAGCCCTCGAAAAGACGCCAGTGCCCAAAGAGAGCGGACGTGAGTGA
- a CDS encoding DUF58 domain-containing protein: MRKNLLGYLLWAILMGTLFLAPGMVSLAVIPLTVLAIAMLIDPPSGVSVRRRISKREVRTGEEVEISVEVMVERGVGIVVVRDPLPKNVALTDGSNVGVFFKGLKPLKVSYSYRIKPILRGFYNLPKSEVTTRNPLGVRYLWGVYGEELRLRAVPKVLGNIPISETRRSVKISVPETSFSIRGPISTDFKEIRKYQTGDPMKLINWKATARTNQVLVNEFEREGKKAILFIVDASDLMKVGTESESPYEHAMSLVASMAYRFLKKDYHVGLYLLGARKFLPPATGPKQLHKIVKTMMDFERVHTGEENFCDAVERLKRILLQYTPLVIHVSNILENNKAGVKKGAVMLRNLHKGRIRPVIIDVSVYPILDPQTGVLLEMEKRAIVRELEGIGAYVVRWLPGEEDVSVILSKLLGEIR; the protein is encoded by the coding sequence ATGCGGAAGAACCTGCTGGGCTACCTCCTCTGGGCAATCCTCATGGGAACACTCTTCCTCGCCCCAGGGATGGTTAGCTTAGCTGTGATTCCGCTCACAGTTTTGGCCATTGCAATGCTCATAGACCCCCCGAGCGGCGTCTCGGTCAGGAGGAGAATCTCGAAGCGGGAGGTAAGAACTGGAGAAGAGGTCGAGATAAGCGTCGAGGTGATGGTCGAGAGAGGGGTGGGCATAGTAGTCGTCAGGGACCCGCTCCCCAAAAACGTCGCCTTGACCGATGGGAGCAACGTGGGAGTCTTCTTCAAGGGGCTCAAGCCGCTGAAGGTGAGCTACTCCTACAGGATAAAGCCCATACTGAGGGGCTTCTACAACCTCCCAAAGAGTGAGGTAACGACGAGGAACCCCCTCGGGGTGCGCTACCTATGGGGCGTTTACGGTGAGGAGCTTCGCCTTAGGGCCGTTCCAAAGGTCCTCGGGAACATACCCATATCTGAAACAAGGCGGAGCGTCAAGATAAGCGTCCCGGAGACGAGCTTCTCCATCAGGGGGCCGATTTCGACGGACTTCAAGGAGATAAGAAAATACCAAACGGGGGATCCGATGAAGCTGATAAACTGGAAGGCCACCGCGAGGACTAATCAGGTGCTCGTGAACGAGTTCGAAAGGGAGGGCAAGAAGGCGATACTCTTCATCGTGGACGCGAGCGACTTAATGAAGGTTGGCACGGAGAGCGAGAGCCCCTACGAGCACGCCATGAGCCTCGTCGCGTCCATGGCGTACCGCTTCCTCAAGAAAGACTACCACGTCGGCCTCTACCTCCTGGGAGCGCGGAAGTTCCTACCACCAGCAACGGGGCCGAAACAGCTTCACAAAATTGTGAAAACAATGATGGACTTCGAGAGGGTTCACACTGGGGAGGAGAACTTCTGCGATGCCGTGGAGAGGCTCAAGAGGATACTCCTCCAGTACACACCGCTGGTGATCCACGTCTCCAACATCCTGGAGAACAACAAGGCCGGCGTTAAGAAGGGGGCTGTGATGCTGAGGAACCTCCACAAGGGCCGGATTCGACCTGTGATAATCGATGTCTCCGTCTACCCAATCCTTGACCCCCAGACGGGAGTTCTGCTCGAGATGGAGAAGAGGGCGATAGTAAGGGAGCTAGAGGGTATCGGAGCCTACGTGGTGAGGTGGCTGCCCGGTGAAGAGGACGTGAGCGTGATTCTGAGCAAACTGCTGGGTGAGATAAGATGA
- a CDS encoding BtpA/SgcQ family protein → MDFGRKVLIGMVHLKPLPGAYLYDGDLDSVIERALSDARTLEEAGFDAIMVENFGDVPFSKYVDKTTVAAFTAVAKAVRDEVSIPVGINVLRNDGIAAYSIAYAVKADFIRVNVLSGVAYTDQGVIEGIAHELARLRKLLPARIKVFADVHVKHAVHFGDFEDSIRDTVERGLADAVVISGRATGSPVDMERLRLAKKISPVPVIVGSGTSYDNLPMLWNYADGFIVGTWIKRCGKVKNEIDPERAERLVRLAKELRERSL, encoded by the coding sequence ATGGACTTCGGAAGGAAGGTTCTCATCGGCATGGTTCACCTGAAGCCACTCCCTGGTGCGTACCTTTACGACGGTGACCTTGATTCGGTCATCGAGCGGGCTCTCTCTGATGCGAGAACTCTGGAAGAAGCGGGCTTCGACGCGATTATGGTGGAAAACTTCGGCGACGTGCCCTTTTCAAAGTACGTCGATAAGACTACGGTTGCCGCTTTCACGGCCGTGGCAAAGGCAGTAAGGGATGAAGTTTCCATCCCCGTGGGCATAAACGTCCTCAGGAACGACGGGATAGCTGCTTACTCCATAGCCTACGCCGTAAAGGCGGACTTCATAAGGGTGAACGTCCTGAGCGGTGTTGCCTACACCGACCAAGGGGTAATAGAGGGAATCGCCCACGAGCTGGCCAGGCTCAGAAAGCTTCTCCCGGCCAGGATAAAGGTCTTCGCAGACGTCCACGTCAAGCACGCCGTCCACTTCGGGGACTTCGAGGATTCCATAAGGGACACCGTCGAGAGGGGCTTAGCCGATGCCGTAGTGATAAGTGGAAGGGCAACTGGAAGTCCCGTTGATATGGAGCGGCTGAGGCTCGCGAAAAAAATCTCCCCGGTTCCGGTCATAGTCGGCTCGGGCACGAGCTACGACAACCTGCCCATGCTTTGGAACTATGCAGATGGCTTCATAGTGGGCACGTGGATAAAGAGATGCGGAAAAGTCAAGAACGAGATAGACCCCGAAAGGGCCGAGAGACTCGTTAGGCTGGCGAAAGAACTTCGGGAAAGGAGCCTCTGA
- a CDS encoding transglutaminase domain-containing protein, protein MVGRKYVTFFILILLSILIVSSVLGPVLIKAPPQTKSLERFLLPWEPARNETNETGPPIEVPENGQFMLLVTGASHAHYLRANVYTDYINGSWVTKNASVLPANTVAPPMPEVPHHAEMDTIGVISFAPLSGNLYTSLYTTMVNASGVEALPEYNLFRTAVNVSTYSFSAVSYTFQPYLLHNLSAGNLTDYLSAPNDTRLVSLARAITRNATDDYEKAQLIAEFLRKHYTYLENPERPNGTDPLTWFLFESKEGTSKDFASAFVILARLNGIPARLVEGFYIRAVPGTQIVSNKDRWFWAELYFDKAGWLTFDPLRKDPNLFRPFELEVSPKSLELQPGEEIKLNITLMNVVNNSKVYLYAYVPEKPTLMFPLNPGTSEITLRTLQSPGSYGIVLKAMVEHHGKVMKEDAVVIVNVSGGVKLRAEPAYLVIKRGSLGTVRIYTEDNVTELILLPMDSPLPSVLLPDRKGTFNLLFYAPSEPGWHFLGVRTAGENPSFLYIPVKVIDWAKVTLFDWPQNATAGDTITISGTVADSTGVVWDEGTIYTTLDYGNRSILLGFENFTRKLLQVNFTLPRYLAPGVYNITFHYLPSWGAPYVPRETWIEIAVKALAEFDVPKQVVSLQGNVTIKGHLVGGDGKAIANASIEYSLDGNYMGTVNTSENGEFSLRVLLTQLGSHNLSLYYPGDASYSPAEVSVEIAIVEMELPEKVEAELGKPVKITGRIIGLEKGQISARIYPGKLYKVPVSNGSFTLTLEPFNFIGERSMDFYHGDNLLARTTVVIVSPIKIELLTNRSEGEETAVIKFKALDALNGPVPNVFLTVEIEDEIRQVMTNASGIATLEVPVPDDEKNVTVRVFFRGSSYYLPAEETFHVLIVKKREIPWLYLGIALLLAVVIARYGLVRKKAPKVEREPVLKIIFNNGIPLFKEGEVMEISVECENEPELYVDGKPVEKGKDFRLKLPLGEHTIEARCGGLVERATARIVKSYNDAVVEHYERCFLPWVKEIGVDVDELTPREIEAVLTDMMYPWEPLDVLTEIFEKAKYSHREVSREEFIRFYRALLTVIGGGCVV, encoded by the coding sequence ATGGTGGGACGAAAGTACGTTACGTTCTTCATCCTCATCCTCCTCTCCATCCTGATAGTCTCCTCCGTGCTGGGCCCAGTTCTAATAAAAGCTCCTCCCCAAACAAAGAGCCTCGAGAGGTTCCTCCTTCCGTGGGAACCCGCCAGGAACGAGACAAACGAAACGGGTCCGCCGATCGAGGTTCCCGAGAACGGGCAGTTTATGCTTCTTGTAACCGGCGCTTCCCATGCCCACTACCTCCGTGCTAACGTTTACACGGACTACATCAACGGGAGCTGGGTCACGAAGAACGCCTCTGTTCTCCCGGCAAACACGGTTGCCCCGCCCATGCCCGAAGTCCCGCACCACGCCGAGATGGACACCATCGGTGTCATCTCCTTCGCCCCCCTAAGCGGCAACCTCTACACCTCGCTCTACACGACGATGGTTAACGCGAGCGGCGTTGAGGCCCTCCCCGAATACAACCTCTTCAGGACGGCAGTTAACGTGAGCACATACTCCTTTTCGGCCGTGAGCTACACCTTTCAGCCCTACCTCCTTCACAACCTGAGTGCAGGCAACCTCACCGACTACCTGAGCGCCCCCAACGATACCCGGCTCGTCTCCCTCGCTAGGGCCATAACGAGGAACGCGACCGATGACTACGAGAAGGCCCAGCTCATCGCCGAATTCCTCAGGAAGCACTACACCTACTTAGAGAACCCCGAGAGGCCGAACGGTACGGACCCTCTCACGTGGTTCCTCTTCGAGTCTAAGGAAGGCACCTCCAAGGACTTTGCCTCAGCGTTCGTCATCTTGGCAAGGCTGAACGGCATTCCAGCGAGGCTCGTGGAGGGCTTCTACATCAGGGCCGTTCCTGGAACGCAGATCGTTAGCAATAAAGACCGCTGGTTCTGGGCGGAGCTGTACTTCGACAAAGCTGGCTGGCTGACCTTCGATCCCCTTAGGAAAGACCCGAACCTCTTCAGGCCCTTCGAGCTTGAGGTATCTCCAAAGAGCCTTGAGCTCCAGCCCGGTGAGGAGATAAAGCTGAACATAACCCTGATGAACGTCGTGAATAACTCAAAGGTGTATCTCTACGCGTATGTTCCAGAGAAGCCTACCCTGATGTTTCCCCTGAATCCAGGAACCTCGGAGATAACGCTGAGGACACTCCAGAGCCCAGGCAGCTACGGAATAGTCCTGAAGGCCATGGTAGAGCACCACGGAAAGGTCATGAAGGAAGACGCCGTCGTGATTGTCAACGTCAGCGGAGGTGTCAAGCTCAGAGCGGAGCCCGCTTACCTCGTAATTAAAAGAGGAAGTCTCGGGACGGTGCGGATATACACCGAAGACAACGTCACTGAACTTATACTCCTTCCTATGGATTCCCCCCTCCCCTCAGTTCTCCTCCCTGACCGCAAAGGGACATTTAACCTGCTCTTTTATGCACCATCTGAGCCCGGGTGGCACTTCTTGGGCGTTAGAACTGCCGGAGAAAACCCTTCCTTTTTATACATCCCCGTGAAAGTAATCGATTGGGCAAAGGTGACTCTCTTTGACTGGCCCCAGAACGCGACCGCTGGGGACACGATTACCATCAGTGGCACTGTCGCTGATTCCACTGGCGTTGTCTGGGATGAGGGAACGATATACACCACACTGGACTACGGGAACCGCTCCATTCTGCTCGGTTTTGAGAATTTCACGAGAAAGCTCTTGCAGGTGAACTTCACCCTGCCGAGATATCTGGCCCCGGGTGTCTACAACATCACGTTCCACTACCTTCCAAGCTGGGGTGCCCCATACGTCCCCAGAGAGACCTGGATAGAGATTGCAGTGAAGGCTCTCGCCGAGTTCGATGTTCCCAAGCAGGTGGTTTCCCTTCAGGGGAACGTGACCATCAAGGGGCACCTCGTGGGCGGGGATGGAAAGGCGATAGCCAACGCGAGCATCGAGTATTCCCTCGACGGAAACTATATGGGGACAGTCAACACCTCTGAAAACGGCGAGTTTTCCCTCCGCGTACTCCTGACCCAACTCGGAAGCCACAACTTAAGCCTGTACTATCCAGGAGACGCGAGCTATTCCCCAGCGGAGGTAAGTGTTGAGATAGCCATCGTCGAGATGGAGCTTCCTGAGAAGGTTGAAGCTGAGCTCGGGAAGCCCGTTAAAATTACGGGAAGGATAATCGGACTTGAAAAAGGCCAGATATCCGCCCGCATCTATCCAGGAAAACTCTACAAAGTGCCGGTCAGCAACGGGAGCTTCACGCTTACCCTCGAGCCTTTCAACTTCATCGGCGAGAGGAGCATGGACTTCTATCACGGCGACAACCTCCTCGCTAGGACAACCGTCGTCATCGTCTCACCCATCAAGATAGAGCTCCTCACGAACAGAAGTGAGGGTGAAGAAACGGCAGTAATCAAGTTTAAAGCTCTGGACGCCCTAAACGGCCCCGTTCCAAATGTCTTTCTCACAGTCGAGATAGAGGACGAAATTAGACAGGTGATGACGAACGCCTCAGGGATAGCGACACTGGAAGTGCCGGTGCCCGACGATGAGAAGAACGTGACCGTTAGGGTGTTCTTCAGAGGCTCCTCCTACTACCTTCCGGCCGAGGAAACCTTTCATGTTCTGATCGTGAAGAAGAGGGAGATACCCTGGCTCTACTTGGGCATTGCACTGCTTCTCGCCGTGGTGATAGCTAGATACGGGCTGGTAAGGAAAAAGGCCCCAAAAGTCGAAAGGGAGCCAGTACTGAAGATAATCTTCAACAACGGAATCCCGCTTTTCAAAGAGGGCGAGGTAATGGAGATAAGCGTCGAGTGCGAGAACGAACCGGAGCTTTACGTGGACGGGAAGCCCGTCGAGAAAGGGAAGGACTTCAGACTGAAGCTTCCTCTTGGCGAACACACCATCGAGGCCCGCTGCGGGGGGCTGGTGGAGAGAGCAACCGCGAGAATAGTGAAGAGCTACAACGACGCCGTCGTGGAGCACTACGAGAGGTGCTTCCTGCCGTGGGTCAAGGAAATCGGAGTGGACGTCGACGAGCTGACGCCGAGGGAGATAGAGGCTGTGCTAACGGACATGATGTATCCATGGGAGCCCCTCGATGTGCTCACCGAAATCTTCGAGAAAGCCAAGTACAGCCACCGCGAGGTCTCAAGGGAGGAGTTCATACGGTTCTACCGCGCCCTGTTAACCGTCATTGGAGGTGGTTGTGTTGTTTAA
- a CDS encoding alpha-amylase family glycosyl hydrolase, with protein MKQAIALVFVILLFSSSVAAYQVPERGVIYQVMVDRFYDGNQSNNGPFYDPTHTNYRLYWGGDLEGLIEKLDYIQSLGVSMIWLSPVNDNINRMASGSAPYHGYWTRDYKRIEEHFGTWETFKRLVEEARKRGICIVVDYVPNHSNPATDGEFGSLYDNGTFVTNYYYDGKNATVNPYTGSRELIYRHNGDINEWFGFQLKYANLFGLADFNQLNPWVDSYLKEGARLFVEAGACGFRIDAVKHMELGWLEDFYLDLYSSSEEPLFIYGEYYSLSPQKTDDMYYFYQYSNVTPLLSIPIRNDVVRTFAYGGSMKNLANELEDYYSLFVYPNKAVNFLDSHDLVRFLNENYRLDRYHMALALTMTLPGIPVIYYGDESYLVSRDGKGDPYNRPMMVFNNTTEAARIIRTLAALRKTNDALAFGDFRTIYADYNVWAFERAFGSHRLLVVLNKGPEKNLTLSLNWSDGTYRDALYGVDMVVNSGKALLTLPRNSFYVFHVEGDQDEPLIGSVTPYIAQPGQKILIAGAGFGKSGAVFIGGEKAKIISWNWSQILVEVPRLKTSDAWVPVYVEVDGKDSNRVKLRYYSGNEIPALVVVNGSNLTGGLWLDGDLPELAEPRYLIKSSTGYYFTVVPLPNGTVFSVELYRGLPWGELEPLNVTLYGKAGLTTLLNSEPPVSTPTETPISTSPEPPCESSSWISYAGILAVGLTLAFLILRKGRF; from the coding sequence ATGAAGCAAGCTATTGCGCTGGTCTTCGTTATCCTGCTCTTCTCATCCTCGGTTGCGGCATATCAGGTTCCAGAACGAGGCGTCATTTATCAGGTCATGGTCGACCGCTTTTACGATGGAAACCAGAGCAACAACGGGCCTTTCTACGACCCAACACACACGAACTACCGCCTCTACTGGGGCGGTGACCTGGAGGGCCTCATCGAGAAGCTCGACTACATCCAGAGCCTCGGCGTCTCCATGATATGGCTCTCGCCGGTGAACGACAACATCAACAGGATGGCCTCTGGCAGCGCCCCCTACCACGGCTACTGGACGCGCGATTACAAGCGCATAGAAGAGCACTTCGGGACCTGGGAGACCTTTAAGCGCCTCGTGGAAGAGGCCAGAAAGAGGGGAATCTGCATCGTCGTTGACTATGTCCCCAACCACTCGAATCCCGCAACGGACGGTGAATTTGGCTCCCTCTACGACAACGGCACCTTCGTGACGAACTACTATTATGACGGCAAGAACGCAACAGTGAATCCTTACACCGGGAGCAGGGAGCTCATCTACCGCCACAACGGCGACATAAATGAGTGGTTTGGCTTTCAGCTCAAGTACGCCAATCTGTTCGGCTTGGCTGACTTCAATCAGCTCAACCCCTGGGTCGATTCCTACCTGAAGGAGGGTGCAAGGCTCTTCGTTGAAGCCGGCGCCTGCGGCTTCAGAATAGACGCCGTCAAGCACATGGAGCTGGGCTGGTTGGAGGACTTTTACCTTGACCTGTATTCGAGCTCGGAGGAGCCGCTCTTCATCTACGGCGAATACTACTCCCTCAGCCCCCAGAAAACCGACGATATGTACTACTTCTACCAGTACTCCAACGTGACTCCGCTGCTCAGCATCCCGATAAGGAATGATGTCGTGAGAACCTTCGCCTACGGCGGGAGCATGAAGAACCTCGCTAATGAGCTGGAGGACTACTACTCCCTTTTTGTCTATCCGAACAAAGCTGTCAACTTCCTCGACAGCCATGACCTCGTGAGGTTCCTCAACGAGAACTATCGTTTGGATCGCTACCACATGGCCCTCGCACTGACGATGACCCTTCCCGGCATTCCGGTCATCTACTACGGTGACGAGAGCTATCTGGTTAGCAGGGACGGAAAGGGCGACCCCTACAACAGGCCCATGATGGTCTTCAACAACACCACGGAGGCGGCCCGGATAATAAGAACCCTCGCCGCCCTTAGAAAGACCAACGACGCTTTAGCCTTCGGCGATTTTAGAACCATCTACGCCGACTACAACGTCTGGGCCTTTGAGAGAGCCTTCGGCTCCCACAGGCTCCTCGTGGTCTTGAACAAGGGGCCAGAGAAGAACCTTACGCTCTCCCTTAACTGGAGCGACGGGACCTATCGCGACGCACTCTACGGGGTCGATATGGTCGTGAATAGCGGAAAGGCCCTCTTAACTCTCCCGAGGAACTCCTTCTACGTGTTCCACGTTGAGGGCGATCAGGACGAACCCCTCATCGGCTCGGTTACGCCCTACATAGCCCAGCCCGGCCAGAAGATTCTCATAGCTGGCGCCGGTTTTGGGAAGAGCGGAGCCGTCTTCATTGGCGGCGAGAAGGCTAAGATAATCTCATGGAACTGGAGTCAGATACTTGTAGAAGTCCCGAGGCTGAAGACCAGCGATGCTTGGGTTCCCGTTTACGTTGAGGTGGACGGAAAGGATAGCAATAGGGTTAAGCTCCGCTATTACTCCGGAAACGAGATTCCTGCGCTGGTGGTGGTGAACGGGAGCAACCTGACGGGCGGGCTCTGGCTCGATGGAGACCTTCCGGAGTTGGCGGAACCGAGGTATCTCATCAAATCGAGCACGGGCTATTACTTCACCGTTGTCCCACTTCCAAACGGCACGGTCTTTTCAGTCGAGCTCTACCGCGGTCTTCCATGGGGCGAACTCGAGCCCCTTAACGTTACCCTCTACGGAAAAGCTGGCCTGACGACCCTCCTCAATTCGGAGCCGCCAGTGAGCACTCCCACGGAAACACCTATTTCAACGTCCCCCGAACCACCATGCGAATCTTCAAGTTGGATTTCTTATGCGGGGATTCTCGCGGTTGGGCTTACCCTGGCATTCTTGATTTTGAGGAAGGGCCGATTTTGA
- a CDS encoding AAA family ATPase, translating into MIVGVVGKIAAGKTTIAKFFEEKGFCRVSCSEPLIDLLTHNVKDYSWIPELPEKGEPTRERLIEFGKYLKDRYGGDVLIRLAIDKKRHCRNIVIDGVRSKEEIEAIKRAGGVVIYVDADPETRFKRLMDRKAGKDRGIKRFEDFKRMDDAEEELYHTSKLKDMADYVIVNDGTLEELRRRVEEIIRKVVE; encoded by the coding sequence ATGATAGTAGGTGTCGTCGGTAAGATAGCGGCGGGAAAGACAACCATTGCAAAGTTCTTCGAGGAGAAGGGCTTCTGCCGCGTGAGCTGCAGCGAGCCGCTGATCGACCTCCTCACCCACAACGTCAAGGACTACTCGTGGATTCCGGAGCTGCCTGAGAAAGGGGAACCCACGAGGGAGAGGCTCATAGAGTTCGGGAAGTACCTGAAGGACAGGTACGGCGGGGACGTGCTCATAAGGCTCGCCATTGACAAGAAGAGGCACTGCAGGAACATCGTCATTGACGGAGTCCGCTCCAAGGAGGAGATAGAGGCCATAAAACGTGCCGGCGGCGTCGTGATCTACGTTGACGCCGACCCAGAGACACGCTTCAAGCGCCTCATGGACAGAAAAGCAGGGAAAGACAGGGGCATTAAACGTTTCGAAGACTTTAAGAGGATGGACGACGCCGAGGAAGAGCTTTACCATACCTCAAAGCTGAAAGACATGGCAGACTATGTGATAGTTAACGATGGAACCCTAGAGGAGCTCCGTCGAAGGGTTGAGGAGATAATAAGGAAGGTGGTCGAATGA
- a CDS encoding PH domain-containing protein, whose protein sequence is MSEKLPKDLTEHLHPNEEVLYAVKKKLGIEKPKWLVVTTHRIIYFDEKILGRYEMKAIPYEKLEEVYVKIGKMYAEFVIKDESGDVIKLDKMDKEKSKKAVEAIRDALNAIAVEPVSIEKKKHLMSKELWIHKPKETVSRSLRIATQGTAAKEDPLEKLKKLKELYDMGVITQEEYEEKRRKLLEQI, encoded by the coding sequence ATGAGTGAGAAGCTTCCCAAGGACTTAACAGAGCATCTGCATCCCAACGAGGAAGTTCTCTACGCAGTTAAAAAGAAGCTCGGCATCGAAAAGCCAAAGTGGCTCGTTGTGACGACCCACAGGATAATCTACTTCGACGAAAAGATACTCGGGAGGTACGAGATGAAAGCCATCCCCTACGAGAAGCTCGAGGAGGTCTACGTCAAGATAGGAAAGATGTATGCCGAGTTCGTCATAAAGGATGAGAGCGGTGACGTCATAAAACTGGACAAGATGGACAAAGAGAAGAGCAAGAAAGCAGTAGAGGCTATAAGGGACGCCCTCAATGCGATAGCCGTTGAGCCCGTCAGCATAGAGAAGAAGAAGCACCTGATGAGCAAGGAGTTGTGGATACACAAACCAAAGGAGACCGTGAGCAGATCCCTCAGGATAGCCACCCAGGGCACGGCAGCAAAAGAGGATCCGCTGGAGAAGCTCAAGAAGTTAAAGGAGCTTTACGATATGGGCGTCATAACACAGGAGGAATACGAGGAGAAAAGGAGAAAGCTCTTGGAACAGATTTAG
- the glmM gene encoding phosphoglucosamine mutase has protein sequence MGKYFGTSGIREVVNEKLTPDLALKVGKALGTYLGEGTVVVGMDTRTSGEMLKRALISGLLSAGIDVIDIGLAPTPLTGFAIKLYSADAGVTITASHNPPEYNGIKVWQANGMAYTPEMEAELETIIDSGNFKEAPWNEIGTLRKADPKEEYIKAALEMVELEGSYTVVIDSGNGAGSILSPYLQRELGNKVISLNSHPSGFFVRELEPNAKSLSALAKTVRAMKADVGIAHDGDADRIGVVDENGKFVEYEVMLSLISGYMLRKFGKGKIVTTVDAGFALDDYIKPLGGEVLRTRVGDVAVADELAKHGGIFGGEPSGTWIIPQWNLTPDGIFAGALVLEMIDRLGPISELTKEVPRYVTLRAKIPCPNEKKAKAMEIIAREALNSFDYERLIGIDGVRIENGDWWILFRPSGTEPIMRITLEAHTEEKAGALMEKAKRLVKDAIARA, from the coding sequence ATGGGGAAGTACTTCGGAACCAGTGGTATCAGAGAGGTAGTGAACGAAAAGCTGACGCCAGATTTGGCGCTGAAGGTCGGGAAGGCCCTTGGTACTTACCTTGGCGAGGGAACGGTTGTAGTTGGCATGGACACGAGGACGAGCGGAGAGATGCTTAAGCGGGCCCTCATAAGCGGCCTTTTGAGCGCTGGTATTGACGTCATCGACATAGGACTCGCTCCGACACCTCTGACTGGCTTTGCAATAAAGCTCTACTCTGCCGATGCAGGGGTTACCATTACCGCCTCACACAACCCGCCCGAATACAACGGCATAAAGGTGTGGCAGGCCAACGGGATGGCCTACACACCGGAGATGGAGGCGGAGCTTGAAACTATAATTGACTCCGGGAACTTCAAAGAGGCTCCTTGGAACGAGATTGGAACGCTCAGAAAGGCCGACCCGAAGGAGGAATACATCAAAGCGGCCCTTGAGATGGTTGAGCTTGAGGGAAGCTACACCGTTGTAATCGATTCTGGAAACGGTGCGGGTTCTATTCTTAGCCCTTACCTCCAGCGCGAGCTTGGGAACAAAGTTATCAGCCTCAACTCCCACCCCAGCGGCTTCTTTGTGCGAGAGCTTGAGCCGAACGCGAAGAGCCTCTCTGCCCTTGCCAAGACCGTTAGGGCCATGAAGGCCGACGTTGGAATCGCCCACGACGGTGATGCGGATAGAATAGGCGTCGTCGATGAGAACGGGAAGTTCGTCGAGTACGAGGTGATGCTTTCCTTGATAAGCGGCTACATGCTCAGAAAGTTCGGAAAGGGGAAAATAGTAACGACGGTCGATGCCGGCTTTGCCCTGGACGACTACATCAAGCCCCTCGGCGGTGAGGTCTTGAGGACGCGCGTTGGGGATGTTGCGGTGGCAGACGAGCTGGCAAAGCACGGCGGAATCTTCGGTGGCGAGCCGAGCGGAACCTGGATCATTCCCCAGTGGAACCTGACGCCGGACGGAATCTTCGCCGGGGCACTCGTTCTGGAGATGATTGACAGGCTCGGCCCGATAAGCGAGCTCACTAAGGAAGTCCCACGCTACGTGACGCTCAGGGCAAAGATACCCTGCCCCAACGAGAAGAAAGCGAAGGCCATGGAGATAATAGCGCGCGAGGCTCTCAACAGCTTCGACTATGAGCGGCTCATCGGCATTGACGGCGTCAGGATTGAGAACGGTGACTGGTGGATACTCTTCCGCCCGAGCGGAACCGAGCCGATAATGCGCATAACCCTCGAGGCCCATACGGAAGAAAAGGCCGGGGCATTGATGGAGAAAGCTAAGAGGTTGGTAAAAGACGCAATAGCGAGGGCTTAG